One Diospyros lotus cultivar Yz01 chromosome 1, ASM1463336v1, whole genome shotgun sequence genomic window carries:
- the LOC127794422 gene encoding uncharacterized protein LOC127794422, translating into MPLGYGFHPTNEELASGYLLGKVTQNPLPAETLLIQERNLYDEMELSEIFATAEDYTKLYFFTHLKKKTEKGSRIDRTVGKGTWRGVDKGMDIFDDHGRLLKNCVLCVIRRKLRDPIANRRRLQIEEDVPHYQYANWLCHCIGVRFRPSHQDLVSGYLLNKVTQNSLPVESVIVERNLYNESELFDIFAMIQNGDNFYFFTQLKKKSQKSSRINRTVGNGCWRALDKGEDIFNCKRRLIGRVRSLIYENKTLPDQDNVWSMKEYSLHGDSLQHQILLKDYVLCVIKRKTSNSPGLKRRRLMKKEVFHDDEEGDCLQNKNNEINARKNELSIDDYMNYNEGITMAMPVSYFEDINNVAATVPQQEDIGTTYENPQSLSLDDESLLDEVSMFFEDFAAGPFTTCDDLFNIVQNGDDQKSGHDHHELSASDNGENTRGISTMAVPEGADLSASDYRENNGRISTVAVPDNDSKNIEQNLLQSPTFDDLFTDEVSRFLGDGTMEKPGKLHGEDDPISPKMKKN; encoded by the exons ATGCCGCTGGGGTACGGGTTTCACCCCACCAATGAAGAATTAGCTTCTGGTTATCTTCTTGGTAAGGTGACTCAGAATCCGCTGCCCGCGGAGACTCTTTTGATCCAGGAACGCAACCTCTATGACGAGATGGAACTCTCTGAGATTTTCGCCACAGCCGAGGACTACACCAAACTCTATTTCTTCACCCACCTCAAGAAGAAGACTGAAAAGGGCTCGCGCATTGACCGGACGGTGGGGAAAGGTACCTGGCGAGGAGTTGACAAAGGCATGGATATCTTCGACGATCATGGCAGACTG TTGAAGAACTGTGTTCTATGCGTGATCAGAAGGAAATTGAGAGACCCAATTGCAAACCGGCGCAGACTACAAATTGAAGAAGACGTTCCTCATTATCAATACGC GAACTGGCTGTGCCACTGCATAGGGGTTAGGTTTCGACCGAGCCACCAAGACTTAGTCTCCGGTTACCTTCTCAACAAGGTGACACAAAATTCGTTGCCTGTAGAGTCTGTAATTGTCGAACGCAACCTTTACAACGAGTCAGAATTGTTCGATATCTTTGCCATGATTCAGAATGGTGACAATTTCTACTTCTTCACCCAACTCAagaaaaaaagtcaaaagagTTCACGAATTAATCGAACTGTTGGTAATGGTTGCTGGCGAGCTTTAGACAAGGGCGAGGATATCTTTAATTGTAAAAGAAGACTTATTGGACGAGTACGAAGCCTAATCTATGAAAACAAAACTCTTCCAGATCAAGACAACGTTTGGAGCATGAAAGAATATAGTCTTCATGGTGATTCACTGCAACATCAAATCTTG CTCAAAGACTATGTTTTATGCGTGATAAAGAGGAAAACAAGCAACAGTCCAGGTCTAAAGCGGCGCAGATTAATGAAAAAAGAAGTTTTTCATGACGACGAGGAGGGTGATTgcttacagaacaaaaataatgaaattaatgcTAGAAAAAATGAGCTCTCAATAGATGATTATATGAACTATAATGAAGGAATAACAATGGCAATGCCAGTGAGCTATTTCGAGGACATTAATAATGTTGCAGCAACAGTCCCACAACAAGAGGATATTGGAACCACATATGAGAACCCGCAGTCGCTATCTCTCGACGACGAGTCATTGCTTGATGAAGTTTCCATGTTTTTCGAAGATTTTGCTGCTGGACCGTTTACTACTTGTGATGATCTATTCAACATTGTGCAAAATGGAGATGATCAGAAAAGTGGACATGACCACCATGAGCTTTCAGCATCTGATAATGGCGAAAACACTAGAGGAATTTCAACGATGGCAGTACCTGAAGGAGCTGATCTTTCAGCATCTGATTATAGAGAAAACAATGGAAGAATTTCAACAGTAGCAGTACCTGATAATGATTCCAAAAATATTGAGCAAAATCTGCTGCAATCACCAACTTTTGATGATCTGTTCACCGATGAAGTTTCCAGGTTTCTTGGGGATGGGACTATGGAAAAGCCTGGTAAATTGCATGGAGAAGACGATCCTATAAGCCCcaagatgaaaaagaattaa
- the LOC127804629 gene encoding uncharacterized protein LOC127804629: MDSQENQNSHHPLQREQSHPHFFKFRFLYLLSVLVLLLAISSSFINTEYYQLWRLLYAMPSNEQNSSPNPNSKSRSCVLWMAPFVSGGGYSSEAWSYILALDKKKESLRFRLSIDQHGDQEDLDFWDGLPKEMQDLALELYRTECPLDDDTIVICHSEPGAWYPPLFQTLPCPPTGYGDFRFVIGRTMFETDRLSPEHVGRCNQMDSVWVPTEFHVSTFVQSGVDSSKVVKIVEPVDVEFFDPDKCKPLDLASMGTRVLGSTTSANSNFGKDFVFLSVFKWEYRKGWDVLLQAYLKEFSMGDGVALYLLTNPYHSDRDFGNKILDFVENSDLVKPINGWAPIYVIDTHIPQVDLPRLYKAAGAFVLPSRGEGWGRPIVEAMAMSLPVIATNWSGPTEYITEENSYPLPVDVLSEVSEGPFRGHRWAEPSVDKLQVLMRRVMSNREEAKARGSRAREDMTNRFSPEIVADIVIDHIQQIFNKSAA; the protein is encoded by the coding sequence ATGGATTCCCAAGAAAACCAAAATTCGCATCACCCTCTGCAACGCGAGCAAAGTCACCCTCATTTCTTCAAGTTCAGATTCTTGTATTTGTTGTCAGTTCTAGTTTTGCTTCTAGCAATCTCGTCCAGTTTCATCAACACAGAGTATTACCAGCTTTGGAGGCTTCTTTACGCCATGCCATCCAACGAACAAAACTCTTCACCAAACCCTAATTCCAAATCCCGTTCTTGTGTGCTATGGATGGCTCCTTTTGTTTCGGGTGGTGGGTATAGCTCAGAAGCTTGGTCTTATATCTTAGCCCtagacaaaaagaaagaaagcctTAGGTTTAGGTTGAGTATTGATCAGCATGGTGATCAGGAGGATCTGGACTTTTGGGATGGTTTACCAAAGGAGATGCAAGATTTGGCTCTTGAGCTTTACCGAACAGAATGTCCCCTGGATGATGATACCATTGTGATATGTCATAGTGAGCCCGGTGCTTGGTACCCTCCTTTGTTTCAGACACTGCCATGCCCGCCAACCGGCTATGGCGATTTTAGGTTTGTAATTGGTCGGACTATGTTTGAGACTGATAGGTTGAGTCCCGAGCATGTTGGGCGGTGTAATCAGATGGACTCTGTGTGGGTTCCTACTGAATTCCACGTATCCACATTTGTTCAAAGTGGGGTCGATTCATCAAAGGTTGTAAAAATTGTTGAACCTGTTGATGTTGAGTTCTTTGACCCTGATAAGTGTAAGCCATTAGACCTGGCTTCTATGGGGACTCGAGTATTGGGCTCAACAACTTCAGCGAATTCGAATTTTGGCAAGGATTTTgttttcttgagtgttttcaAGTGGGAATACAGGAAGGGCTGGGATGTGCTACTGCAGGCGTACTTGAAGGAGTTCTCCATGGGGGATGGAGTTGCTTTGTATTTGTTAACAAATCCGTATCACTCTGACAGAGATTTTGGTAATaagattttggattttgttgAGAATTCTGATTTAGTGAAACCGATTAATGGTTGGGCTCCTATTTATGTGATAGATACTCATATACCTCAGGTTGATTTACCTAGATTGTACAAGGCAGCTGGTGCATTTGTTCTTCCATCAAGAGGGGAAGGATGGGGCCGGCCTATAGTGGAGGCAATGGCAATGTCATTGCCGGTGATTGCAACAAATTGGTCTGGGCCGACCGAGTATATTACAGAGGAAAATAGCTATCCATTGCCCGTGGATGTTCTGAGTGAAGTATCTGAAGGACCATTCAGAGGGCATCGATGGGCTGAACCTTCTGTTGATAAGCTTCAAGTACTAATGAGGCGTGTGATGAGCAATCGTGAAGAAGCTAAGGCCAGAGGAAGCAGAGCAAGGGAAGACATGACCAATAGATTCTCTCCTGAGATTGTTGCTGACATTGTTATCGACCACATCCAACAGATATTTAACAAGAGTGCGGCTTGA
- the LOC127786829 gene encoding uncharacterized protein LOC127786829: MDLMADSGGTGMEKKRVVVVGGGVAGSLAARILQRHANVVLVDSKEYFEIPWANLRSRVEPLFAEKSIFNHTEYLPNAEVIVSSAANITESEVLTAQGHHIAYDYLIIATGHVDRGPQSKMERINGYLAEHEKLKSSNSVLIAGGGPTGVELAGEIAVDFPEKKVTLVHRGSRLLEFIGPKAGKKALEWLRSEKVSVIMGQSINLTSVSDGVYQTSGGESISADCFFDCTGKDMGSLWLKQTILKDSLDIHGRLIVDENMRVKGHKNVFGIGDITDVPELKQGHSARRHAMVAAKNLKLLLSGGAGSGMAIYRPARPVAFVSLGRNQAVAQIFCLAIMGSIPGMIKSKGLFVKKTRKRLGLKPDPA; the protein is encoded by the exons ATGGATTTGATGGCGGATTCAGGCGGCACCgggatggagaagaagagggtGGTGGTAGTCGGAGGAGGTGTCGCCGGCTCTCTTGCCGCCAGAATCCTTCAAAGACATGCCAATGTCGTCCTTGTCGATTC GAAGGAGTATTTTGAGATTCCCTGGGCAAACTTGAGATCACGAGTTGAGCCGCTGTTCGCagaaaaatcaatctttaaCCACACAGAGTACCTTCCAAATGCAGAAGTTATTGTTTCTTCTGCAGCTAATATCACCGAAAGTGAAGTATTGACTGCACAAGGCCATCATATTGCGTATGATTATCTTATCATCGCCACAGGTCATGTTGATCGTGGTCCTCAATCTAAAATGGAGAGGATTAACGGTTACCTGGCAG AGCATGAAAAGCTGAAGTCATCTAATTCAGTACTGATAGCTGGAGGGGGTCCTACTGGTGTGGAACTTGCTGGGGAAATTGCCGTTGATTTTCCTGAGAAGAAGGTGACACTAGTTCACCGGGGGTCAAGGCTATTGGAATTTATTGGGCCAAAAGCTGGCAAAAAAGCACTGGAGTGGTTGAGATCAGAAAAAGTTAGCGTCATCATGGGCCAATCCATCAATCTGACTTCTGTCTCGGATGGTGTTTACCAAACATCTGGAGGAGAAAGTATTAGTGCTGATTGCTTTTTTGATTGCACGGGCAAAGATATGGGTTCCCTGTGGCTCAAGCAGACTATTCTGAAGGATAGTTTGGACATTCATGGAAGGTTAATAGTTGATGAGAATATGCGGGTGAAGGGTCACAAGAATGTCTTTGGTATTGGAGATATTACCGATGTTCCT GAACTAAAACAAGGGCATTCAGCACGAAGACACGCCATGGTGGCTGCCAAGAACTTGAAGCTGCTGTTATCAGGAGGAGCCGGGAGCGGGATGGCTATCTATAGGCCAGCTCGACCAGTGGCATTCGTTTCACTAGGGAGAAACCAAGCAGTGGCACAGATTTTCTGCCTAGCAATCATGGGAAGCATACCCGGGATGATTAAATCCAAGGGCTTGTTTGTGAAGAAGACAAGGAAGCGACTTGGGCTCAAACCTGATCCTGCATAG
- the LOC127803602 gene encoding vacuolar protein sorting-associated protein 60.2-like: protein MQRIFGVKKNRDPPPSVQDASDRINKRGETVDDKIKRLDAELARYKEQIKKTRPGPAQEAVKARAMRVLKQKRMYEGQRDMLYNQTFNLDQVAFASEGIKDAQQTMSALKSANKELKGMMKSVKIQDIDNLQDEMMDLMDVSSEIQESLGRSYSVPEDIDEDELMGELDALEADMGLETESDGVPSYLQPDKEPDLEGELNLPSAPSGHTPVPTTNNQAEDEFGLPAAPRASIRG from the exons ATGCAGCGAATCTTCGGCGTTAAGAAAAACAGAGACCCCCCTCCTTCCGTCCAAGACGCCTCCGATCGG ATCAACAAACGAGGTGAAACTGTTGATGATAAGATTAAAAGGCTTGATGCTGAACTTGCTAGATATAAAGAGCAGATCAAGAAAACTCGACCAGGTCCTGCTCAAGAAGCCGTTAAAGCTCGAGCCATGAGGGTTCTCAAGCAAAAGAGAAT GTATGAAGGGCAACGTGACATGCTCTACAATCAGACATTCAACCTAGACCAAGTTGCATTTGCTTCAGAGGGAATTAAAGATGCTCAGCAAACT ATGTCAGCTTTGAAATCAGCAAACAAAGAGTTGAAAGGAATGATGAAGTCCGTAAAGATTCAAGACATAGAT AACTTGCAAGATGAGATGATGGACCTGATGGATGTGAGCAGTGAAATCCAAGAATCTCTTGGTAGAAGCTACAGTGTACCTGAAGATATTGACGAGGATGAACTCATGGGTG AGCTTGATGCTTTGGAAGCTGACATGGGCTTGGAGACTGAGAGTGATGGGGTTCCGTCATATCTTCAACCTGATAAGGAACCTGATCTGGAAGGAGAGCTTAACTTGCCTTCAGCTCCATCAGGACACACACCAGTACCCACCACCAACAACCAG GCTGAGGATGAATTCGGTCTACCTGCTGCTCCTCGGGCATCTATTCGCGGTTAG